A region of Dictyostelium discoideum AX4 chromosome 1 chromosome, whole genome shotgun sequence DNA encodes the following proteins:
- the wimA gene encoding hypothetical protein, whose protein sequence is MENQDSSLFFGEPDPQIDFFDSLSSGQEQQEQQQEQQQEQQQEQQEQTQPQTQQEQPTSHFEDGESLFESLGQQDSNSTNTTTNIESPPHQQDDQSFFDSFNSSDSGVGITNEQPKTEQPTQPFSNLIQPNEVIELQSDVIQHQNQVIEHQNSIIEQHQRHQHQFSSDSSNIGIVDSLIENPILVSDNVVNSLSDSIVGKDDDETSPNNNNIDNIDNIDNIDNIDDNNNNTNNNNNSGNQENENLSTSSSNEHTPAQSEPIVTTTEGSNNNNENNIINNNENISRDDDNSNSNNNNNNNNNNNNNNNNNNNNNNNNNNNNNNNNNNNNSGEKEKEISSFFSSDDNVNNSEVLFFNSTNSDTNSSANSIETVSVTSAIAAEEKDASSFFNNISASQELQPQPQPQPQPQPQPQPQPQPQPQQQTQQQQSQTQQSPITNKPPVVEKDISSFFAPPEMESQNDPSGNIFQSFNISSNTPKMVSQVPQPQPQQQTQPPPPQQQQQPQQPLQTPTKSQPQQTEKDVSSFFGGGSSSFKQPQQPERDVSSFFGGGSTTNEVSSLFGSMTIDDGSNFFDQLNMQQELEQEKKRNEEILRKQQEEQARQQLLQQQEYERQQQLLQQQEYERQQQLLQQQEYERQQQLLKQQEYERQQMLQKQQFEQQQKQQQLQQQQFGFNNNSNSNNSFQQPPPMGQYQNQYQSPPMGQYNNNNSSFQQPPPMGQYHNQYQSPPTQQNQYQSPPLNQQPMVNQYQNQYSPPHSIQQQQQQQQQQQQQQQQQQQQQQQQQQQPPQQPPQQPPQQNNYWNQPQPQPQPQPQPQPQPQPPSQHISANPVSSTSQPIPAQQAPPMIPFSNSPSGSPFGGNAMSPPMIPLHSSSGSVSSRPPINHQRADSSDQFSKLLRQQVGGTQPNPMIPSVNSVPPTPVSSNNSGSVGKSSSVGKSSSVPSSDNNNNNQQAPQMIPVINSPPQMIIPTFSHSPSQGSPRVAQGSPRVGTPNPTHQHQHHSYSNMAPPPPQSHTPPPPQHQPQPHTPPQHQPPQLNNKNNTSLDSSNGAIPFFNNNVGIGSPSIPMSSSNQQIPPQYQQPSSQFGGNQVIRNHSLPDFSNHFPISPNDQFNNNNNNNYQGYNGGNSMFNGPPPQQQQQQQQQQQQQQQQQQQQQQQQQQQQQQQQQGMMPINNNNNNNNNNNFFHHARSTSWNGNDAHQRGIPFYSRPHPVFAFGFGGKVVSIKSNSGIQVTQPDGTVKTSKYSIQISPIKSLIGHNTFYNNLSTFPGPLTSSSSKDTINKWISERVHDIASGKIDQLCSKDSEASTILWELLKILCNNYGNLMNSSDKDDKSVAKSIQSLLSDNKTTPTLFQPTQKNIGRSDADSSLLLNRVQSLMTQGDIIAAHQFALDNELWSHALVLAHQLGAEVYGRTMSIFTNSSLPTGSPLKTLYILYSGNTRDLFKDIPQGITNNNNNNNNNNGAFLDSWKENIATLLFNGKANGCKVIGEIGDCIWQVQKRIEAAHICYLLADYQFGPINNPGSRIVLLGGDHKIDKHFITSESLQRSEIYEFSKILGNSQYSLPIIFVYKFIYATYLCDLGLVDLSLKYLNHIKHLLKNHQVSNPCFIYQLDTFAERITSFSSNNKLSASGSWIPSIFTKGFKILGGSNRQVPTVGANNNNNEMISPPSIVTGSSTPISTPTKSQQQQPPSQPISASKLPFKKDEDDEDSYSSFSTKPKASSTNNNSSNKVDSDLSSTSDNTASPSSPSKDENSNETKSGLLAGLFWRKKPKTKEINLDNNNDFYYNEELGKWVERGKEAEAIAASQPPPPPPTESYSPSHTDGMSTPPPFGGGGNASPPSVLSSSPSTRLPSGGGGGGSGSGGAPSSDPSQPPGVNKYSLVSPGGPNTRRKPRYVDTLNQTVYTGGVNNSSSQSLPPKPPTSTFTPFMPAFDPSAAIVEQQQQPPQPQPMMPAFDPSANYDVNNQQQQQQQQQQDFNNQNQSPPIFFNSQQ, encoded by the exons ATGGAAAATCAAGactcatcattattttttgggGAACCTGATCCACAAATAGATTTTTTCGATTCATTAAGCTCTGGACAAGAACAACAGGAACAACAACaggaacaacaacaagaacaacaacaagaacaacaagagcAAACACAACCACAAACACAACAAGAGCAACCAACATCACATTTTGAAGATGGAGAAAGTTTATTTGAGTCATTAGGACAACAAGATTCAAATTCTACAAATACAACCACAAATATTGAATCACCCCCACACCAACAAGATGATCAAAGTTTTTTCGATTCATTCAATTCAAGTGATAGTGGTGTTGGTATAACAAATGAACAACCAAAAACTGAACAACCAACACAACCATTTTCAAACTTAATCCAACCAAACGAAGTCATTGAATTACAAAGTGATGTAATTCAACACCAAAACCAAGTCATTGAACATCAAAATAGTATCATTGAACAACATCAAAGACACCAACATCAATTTAGTAGTGATAGTAGTAACATTGGTATAGTTGATAGTTTAATCGAGAACCCAATTTTAGTAAGCGATAATGTTGTCAATAGTTTATCCGATAGTATAGTTGGTAAAGATGACGACGAAACATcacctaataataataatattgataatattgataatattgataatattgataatattgatgataataacaataatactaataataataataatagtggtaatcaagaaaatgaaaacttGTCAACTTCTTCTTCAAACGAACATACTCCTGCGCAATCTGAGCCAATAGTGACAACTACAGAAggcagtaataataataatgagaaCAACAtaattaataacaatgaaaatatttcgagagatgatgataatagtaatagtaataataataataataataataataataataataataataataataataataataataataataataataataataataataataataataataataataataataatagtggtgagAAGGAAAAGGAGATATCTTCATTCTTTAGCTCAGAtgataatgttaataatagtGAGGTATTATTCTTCAATTCAACCAATAGTGACACAAATAGTAGCGCAAATAGCATCGAAACAGTTTCTGTTACATCTGCAATTGCAGCTGAGGAAAAGGATGCTTCTTCcttctttaataatattagtgcATCACAAGAattacaaccacaaccacaaccacaaccacaaccacaaccacaaccacaaccacaaccacaaccacaaccacaacaacaaacacaacaacaacaatcacaaacACAACAATCACCAATTACCAATAAACCACCAGTTGTAGAAAAAGATATTTCTTCATTCTTTGCACCACCAGAGATGGAATCACAAAATGATCCAAGTGGTAATATTTTCCaaagttttaatatttcgAGTAATACTCCAAAGATGGTTTCACAAgtaccacaaccacaaccacaacaacaaacacaaccaccaccaccacaacaacaacaacaaccacaacaacctcTTCAAACACCAACTAaatcacaaccacaacaaaccGAAAAAGAtgtatcatcattttttggAGGTGGTTCTAGTAGTTTtaaacaaccacaacaaccagaGAGAGATGTGTCATCATTTTTTGGAGGTGGATCAACAACTAATGaagtttcatcattatttggtTCAATGACAATCGATGATGGATCAAACttttttgatcaattaaatatgcAACAAGAATTGGAacaagaaaagaaaagaaatgaaGAAATCTTAAGAAAACAACAAGAGGAACAGGCTAGACAACAATTgttacaacaacaagaatacgaaagacaacaacaattgttacaacaacaagaatatgaaagacaacaacaattgttacaacaacaagaatacgaaagacaacaacaactattaaaacaacaagaatACGAAAGACAACAAATgttacaaaaacaacaatttgaacaacaacaaaagcaacaacaactacaacaacaacaatttggttttaataataatagtaatagtaacaatagtttccaacaaccaccaccaatgggacaatatcaaaatcaatatcaatcaCCACCAATGGGacaatacaacaacaacaatagtaGTTtccaacaaccaccaccaatggGTCAATATCATAATCAATACCAATCACCACCTacacaacaaaatcaatatcaatcTCCACCtttaaatcaacaaccaaTGGTAAATCAATACCAAAACCAATATTCTCCACCACAttcaattcaacaacaacaacaacaacaacaacaacaacaacaacaacaacaacaacaacaacaacaacaacaacaacaacaacaacaaccaccacaacaaccgccacaacaaccaccacaacaaaatAACTATTGGAACCAACCACAACCGCAACCACAACcgcaaccacaaccacaaccacaaccacaaccaccatcTCAACATATATCTGCAAACCCTGTTTCATCAACTTCTCAACCAATACCAGCTCAACAAGCACCACCAATGATTCCATTTAGTAATTCACCATCTGGTTCCCCATTTGGAGGTAATGCAATGTCACCACCAATGATTCCATTACATTCATCATCAGGATCGGTATCAAGTAGACCACCAATTAATCATCAAAGAGCTGATTCATCCGATCAATTCTCTAAACTATTGAGACAACAAGTTGGTGGTACCCAACCAAATCCAATGATACCCTCAGTAAATAGTGTTCCACCTACTCCAgtttcttcaaataatagtggtagtgTTGGTAAAAGTAGTAGTGTTGGTAAAAGTAGTAGTGTACCATCATCcgacaataacaataataaccaaCAAGCACCACAAATGATTCCAGTTATTAATAGTCCACCACAAATGATCATTCCAACATTTTCTCATAGTCCATCACAAGGATCACCACGTGTAGCTCAAGGATCACCACGTGTTGGAACACCTAATCCAacacatcaacatcaacatcatagTTATTCAAATAtggcaccaccaccaccacaatcacacacaccaccacctccacaacatcaaccacaaccacacacaccaccacaacatcaaccaccacaactaaataataaaaataatacatcaTTGGATAGTAGCAATGGAGCTATTccattctttaataataatgttggtATTGGATCACCATCAATTCCAATGTCATCATCTAATCAACAAATCCCAcctcaatatcaacaaccaTCATCACAATTTGGTGGTAATCAAGTTATTAGAAATCATTCATTACCAGATTTTTCAAATCATTTCCCCATTTCACCAAATGATCAatttaataacaacaataacaataattatcAAGGATATAATGGTGGCAATTCAATGTTTAACGgcccaccaccacaacaacaacaacaacaacaacaacaacaacaacaacaacaacaacaacaacaacaacaacaacaacaacaacaacaacaacaacaacaacaacaacaaggtATGAtgccaattaataataataataataataataataataataatttcttccATCATGCAAGATCAACATCATGGAATGGTAATGATGCACATCAACGTGGTATTCCATTTTATTCACGTCCACATCCAGTATTTGCATTTGGTTTTGGTGGTAAAGttgtttcaattaaatcaaattctgGTATTCAAGTAACTCAACCAGATGGTACAGTTAAAACTTCTAAATATTCAATTCAAatatcaccaattaaatcattgatTGGACATAAtacattttataataatttatcaacgtTCCCAGGTCCATtaacttcatcatcatcaaaggATACTATAAACAAATGGATTAGTGAACGTGTTCATGATATTGCATCTGGTAAAATAGATCAACTTTGTTCAAAAGATTCTGAAGCATCGACTATTCTTTGGGAActtttaaagatattatgTAATAACTATGGTAATCTTATGAATAGCTCCGATAAGGATGATAAATCGGTTgcaaaatcaattcaatcacTTTTATCCGATAATAAAACTACACCAACTTTATTCCAACCAACTCAAAAGAATATTGGTAGATCCGATGCTGATTCTAGTTTACTCTTGAATAGAGTTCAATCTTTAATGACTCAAGGTGATATCATTGCTGCTCATCAATTTGCTTTGGACAATGAGTTATGGTCTCATGCTTTAGTTTTAGCTCATCAATTAGGTGCTGAAGTTTATGGCCGTACAATGTCAATCTTTACCAATTCCTCATTACCAACTGGTTCACCATTAAAAACACTCTATATTCTTTATTCTGGTAATACTcgtgatttatttaaagatattcCACAAGGtattactaataataataataataacaataataataatggtgcaTTCTTAGATAGTTGGAAAGAAAATATTgcaacattattatttaatggtaaAGCAAATGGTTGTAAAGTTATTGGAGAGATTGGTGATTGTATTTGGCAAGTTCAAAAACGTATTGAAGCTGCACATATTTGTTACCTTTTAGCTGATTATCAATTTGGACCAATAAATAATCCAGGAAGTAGAATTGTATTATTAGGTGGTGAtcataaaattgataaacatTTCATTACAAGTGAATCACTTCAAAGATCTGAAATTTATGAATTCTCTAAAATATTAGGTAATTCACAATATTCTTTACCAATCATTTTcgtttataaatttatttatgcAACTTATTTATGTGATTTAGGTTTAGttgatttatcattaaa atatttaaatcatattAAACATTTATTAAAGAATCATCAAGTTTCAAATCCatgttttatttatcaattagATACATTTGCAGAGAGAATTACATCATtctcatcaaataataaattatcagcATCAGGTTCATGGATTCCTTCAATCTTTACAAAAGGCTTCAAGATTTTAGGTGGTAGTAATAGACAAGTACCAACTGTTGgtgctaataataataataatgaaatgatTTCACCTCCTTCAATTGTAACTGGTTCATCAACCCCAATTTCAACACCAACcaaatcacaacaacaacaaccaccatcaCAACCAATTTCTGCTTCtaaattaccatttaaaaaagatgaagatgatgaagattccTATAGTTCTTTCAGTACAAAACCAAAAGCATcatcaactaataataatagcagcAACAAAGTTGATTCTGATTTATCATCAACTTCTGATAATACAGCATCAccttcatcaccatcaaaagatgaaaattcaaatgaaactAAATCCGGTTTATTGGCTGGCCTATTTTGGAGAAAGAAACCAAAGaccaaagaaatcaatttagataataataatgatttctaCTATAATGAAGAATTAGGTAAATGGGTTGAAAGAGGCAAAGAAGCAGAGGCAATCGCCGCTAGTCAACCACCACCCCCACCACCAACTGAATCTTATTCACCATCTCATACTGATGGTATGAGTACTCCTCCACcatttggtggtggtggtaatgccAGTCCTCCTTCTgtattatcatcttcaccCTCTACAAGATTACCTTCAGGTGGTGGTGGCGgcggtagtggtagtggtggtgcaCCATCATCTGATCCATCTCAACCACCAGGTGTAAATAAATACTCTTTGGTTTCTCCAGGTGGTCCAAACACAAGAAGAAAACCAAGATATGTTGATACTCTCAATCAAACAGTTTATACTGGTGGTGTAAATAATTCTTCCTCTCAATCGTTACCACCAAAACCACCAACTTCAACTTTTACTCCATTCATGCCTGCTTTTGATCCTTCTGCTGCTATTGtcgaacaacaacaacaaccacctcAACCACAACCAATGATGCCTGCTTTTGATCCATCAGCAAATTATGACgttaataatcaacaacaacaacaacaacaacaacaacaagattttaataatcaaaatcaatcacctccaatattttttaactctcaacaataa